A window of Nocardioidaceae bacterium genomic DNA:
TATGTCCGGACAATAACACCCCCGGGGGTATAGTCGGCAGCGACCGAGACCCGCACCTGCGAGGAGCGCACCCATGGCCGACTACACCCTGTCCACCACCCTGGCGATGCCGTACGACGCGGCCGTCACCGAGGTCCGTGAGGGCCTGGCCGACCAGGGCTTCGGCATCCTCACCGAGATCGACCTGCGCGCCACCCTGAAGGCGAAGCTGGACGTCGAGGTACCGTCCCAGGTCATCCTCGGGGCCTGCCGGCCGCCGCTGGCGCACGAAGCCCTGCAGGTGGATCCCTCGATCGCGACCGTGCTGCCGTGCAACGTCGTCGTCCGCGCCGTGGACGCCGGGACCACCGTGGTCGAGGCCTTCGACCCCGACGCGATGATGGGTCTGTCCTCCGCCGGGGGACTCGACACCGTCGCCGCCGACGCCAGGCAGCGGCTCACCGCCATGCTGTCGGCCCTCGCCGACGCCCCCCAGGAGGACGCTCGATGAAGCTCGAGCCCACCACGATGACCCCGGTCGTCAACCGCTTGAAGCGCGCGCAGGGTCAGCTGGCGGGCGTGGTGCGCATGCTCGAGGAGGGTCGGGACTGCGAGGACGTCGTGACCCAGCTCGCCGCGGTCTCGAAGGCGCTGGACCGCGCGGGCTTCGCCATCGTCGCGAGCGGGATGGAGCAGTGCCTCTCCGGGTCGGACGGCGTCGACGGGGTCGACGTCAAGAAGATGGAGAAGCTGTTCCTCTCGCTCGCCTGAGGTGCCACCGCGCCGGGGGGTGAGTCGTTCACCCCCGGATGGGTAGGACGGCGTCATGCTCACCGGTGCGGCGCGTCGTGCACGTGTGGCGGGCGTTGCCGTGATAGGCACCGCGCTGCTCAGCGGATGCGTCTACGCCGAGGCGAGCAGTGCGACGGCGATCCGCCCGGCCGCCGCGTCGTCGCCGGTCGTCGCGCCGAGCACGGAGTCCGAGTCCGAGTCCGACCCTGCGGGCGGTGACGACCTGAGCCGGGTCCACGACGAGCAGGACGCTGCGTACGTGCTCGCCGCCGTGGAGCACCACGAGCTCACCGGCCGCCTGGCGGACCTGATGCTCGCCGAAGCACGCGCGACCGACGAGCACCGCGCGCTGGCGGAGCTGCTCGTGGCCACGCAGGCGAGCCGGGTCGAGGGGCTCCACGACCTGCTCGCGGTCTGGGACCGCGACACGCACCTCCCGGCCCGCGCCGTCGACGGTGAAACCGCGCTCGGGACGGTCGAGGAGAGTCTGGCGCTGCTCGAGGAGCAGCGCGACAGCCCCGGCTTCGCGCCGTTCTGGCTGCTCACCGTCGCCGAGCACCAGCAGGCCCTGCTGCAGCCGGCCCGGCGTACGGCGGCGCGGGGCACCTCACCGGACGCGCGCGCCCACGCCGAGACCTTCGTACGCGACCACGCGCTCGTCGCCGCCCGCCTGGCCGAGCTGGGAGCCTGAGCGCTCAGCGCACGAGCAGCGCGACGACGACGGGGGCCACACCGAGCAGCAGCCACGGGCTGAGGACCGGCTTGCGGTGGATGGCCCGGCCGGCGACCACCGCCATGACGCAGAAGATCCCGGCGATGAGGATGAGACCGGTCTCGGCACCCGCGCGACGGTCGCCGAGTGTGAACGCCGCGTAGAAGACCCCCGCCGCCAGATGCAGGATCGTCGACACGGCCAGCACCGACATGACCCACATCTGCACGGTCGACAGGCTCATCTCGTACCCCGAGGCCGACTGCCGCGGCCGCGGGTCGGCGGGGTCGATCAGGTGCCGGCGCCGTCGGTCGGTGGTCACCCCCACATCCTAGGAGCCGCTCGCGCGCACCCCCCGTGGCCCATTCGTGAGGTGTGACCTGCGCCGCAGAGCGCGAAGATGACGCACATGACCGTCGTACGCCGCCAGGCTCCCCTCCCGCGCCCGACCGCCGCGGTCGGCCTCGCCCTGTGTCTCGGGCTGTCCGTCGCCGGCTGCGGGGGGAGCGACGAGGCCGGCGACGAGGCCGGCGACGAGGCCGGGGCGAGCTCCACGTCCCAGCCCTCGGAGCCGCCGTCGGGCCAGCCCTCGGGCCAGCCCTCCGGTCAGCCGACGGCGCAGCCCGTGCCCGCCCTCACCTTCGTGAAGCAGCCCGGCGAGGACGCCGAGGCGACCTGCTACGCGCTCGGTGGGGACGACCCGGGCGAGGTCGCCTGGTACGCCTCCGCGGTCAACGTCACCGCCAGCGGCCGCCTGACCGACGTACGGGCTGTCGACTCCACCGGCGTGACCGTCACGGTCGAGGACACCCAGCAGGTCCCGTTGGCCGGGCGTACGGGCCGTGTCGGCGGCGTCGGGGCATGGCCCCTGACAGCCGACCAGGTGGGGCGCTTCATCGTCGTACGCGACGCCTCGGACATGGTCGGGACCGACCTGCGGGCCAACCGGACCGTGCTCCCCGTCGTGCACGTGACGGCGCAGCGGGACTCCTCGGTGGCGGAGCTCGTCTTCACCTACGAGCTCAGCAACGGGCAGGTCACCGAGACGACCTACCCGGCCGACCTGCGGTTCGCCCGATCCTGCGGCAACGGCAACGGCAACGGCAACGGCAACGGCAACAACAACGGCGGCGGCAACGACAACGGCGGCGAGGAGGACTGACCCCTCGCCGCCGTCGTCACGCAGCCCCGCTCAGGCGCGGTGGCGCCCCCCGGCCGCGACCGGCTCGGGCTCGTCCTCCGGCCGGGGCGCCGCGTGCCGGCCCCGCGGGTCGGCGGCGGACTCGCCCTCGACGTCGACGGTCGGGAGCACGCGCCCGAGCCAGGAGGGGAGCCACCAGGTGGCACGGCCGAGCTTGGTCATCACGGCCGGCACGATGATGAGCCGCACGACGAAGGCGTCGACCAGCACGCCCAGTCCGAGCGCCAGCCCGAAGGTCTTGATGATCCGGTCGTCGGCCGAGACGAACGCGAGGAACACGCTCGCCAGGATCAGGGCGGCGGCCACGACGA
This region includes:
- a CDS encoding PT domain-containing protein: MTHMTVVRRQAPLPRPTAAVGLALCLGLSVAGCGGSDEAGDEAGDEAGASSTSQPSEPPSGQPSGQPSGQPTAQPVPALTFVKQPGEDAEATCYALGGDDPGEVAWYASAVNVTASGRLTDVRAVDSTGVTVTVEDTQQVPLAGRTGRVGGVGAWPLTADQVGRFIVVRDASDMVGTDLRANRTVLPVVHVTAQRDSSVAELVFTYELSNGQVTETTYPADLRFARSCGNGNGNGNGNGNNNGGGNDNGGEED
- a CDS encoding DUF305 domain-containing protein, translated to MIGTALLSGCVYAEASSATAIRPAAASSPVVAPSTESESESDPAGGDDLSRVHDEQDAAYVLAAVEHHELTGRLADLMLAEARATDEHRALAELLVATQASRVEGLHDLLAVWDRDTHLPARAVDGETALGTVEESLALLEEQRDSPGFAPFWLLTVAEHQQALLQPARRTAARGTSPDARAHAETFVRDHALVAARLAELGA
- a CDS encoding DUF302 domain-containing protein — translated: MADYTLSTTLAMPYDAAVTEVREGLADQGFGILTEIDLRATLKAKLDVEVPSQVILGACRPPLAHEALQVDPSIATVLPCNVVVRAVDAGTTVVEAFDPDAMMGLSSAGGLDTVAADARQRLTAMLSALADAPQEDAR
- a CDS encoding metal-sensitive transcriptional regulator, which produces MKLEPTTMTPVVNRLKRAQGQLAGVVRMLEEGRDCEDVVTQLAAVSKALDRAGFAIVASGMEQCLSGSDGVDGVDVKKMEKLFLSLA